GATTAAGTATTATCACGCAGATTTAAACATAATTTTTAAAACTATTTAAATAAAATCAAAACGCTATTATTAACTTATCAATCTTGATACATCATTACTTAAAGCCAAAATTGTTAAGGCAACTAAGAATACCAGGCCCAAGTAAATACCAAAGGATCTTATTTCTTCAGAGAGAGGTCGCCCACGCACAATTTCAACTAAATAATACAATAAATGACCCCCATCCAGCATTGGAATAGGGAGCAAATTTAAAACACCTAGGCTTATACTCACTATGGCTAAAAATGATAGGTAATAGACTAAACCACTTCGAGCAGACTCCCCTGCACCTTGAGCTATCCCTACAGGACCACTAATCGTTTTAAGCCCTAATTTGCCAGTGGCAAAGCGTCCAATGAGGACAAAAGTCGCTCCTGTAAGCTCAACTGTCTGGACAAAGGCAGTGCTTAAGGCTTTAAATGGACCTTCACGCTCTACCCGAAGCCATTGTGAAGGCCAATCCACTTTTTGGGATCGAACACCTAGAAAACCTTCTTTGCTGCTATTGATGTCTTTTACCCCTATCCGGATGGGGAAACTATGAATTTTTCCCTCCCTAAGAACCGATAGGGTCAGCATGGTGTCTGGATGTTCTCTTACATAGCCCACTAAATCCAGCCAATCATTTAAAGGCTTATCATTCATTTTTTTTATAATATCACCCACTTGCAAACCCGCTTTACCAGCCGGTGAATCAGCCACTACCTCACCAATAATTGGAGGAATAGTAGGAATAAAGGGTACGATTCCCAAACCTCCCAAAGGATCGGGATTTTTTGCATCAATCTTCCAATTTTTCAATGGTAAAATTAGGGAGGAATGTCTTCCGTCCTCTAGTGATTTAACAGTAATATTTATAGTTTCATGACTGCCAATAAGAGGCATGAGAGCAAACTGAAAATCTCGCCAACTGTCTATTTTCTTATCGTTTAAACTCAAAATTTCCTGCTTGGCCTTAAGCCCTGCCATCGCAGCGATGCTGTGAGGCTCTACCTTTTCAACCATGGGTGCTAATGATTGAATACCAATTACTAAAACTAACCAGAGAGCCAAAAAAGCAAGTAAAAAATTAAAGAAAGGGCCAGCCACGACAATAGCAATACGTGTCCAGACTGGTTTATTATTAAAAGCCCGATGTCGCTCACTTTCAGATACATCTCCCTCTGTCTCATCAAGCATTTTTACATAACCACCCAAGGGAAAAAGGGAAAAGGCGTACTCTGTACCCTGTTTGTCATACCAGCGAGCCAGCACTTTGCCAAAGCCAAATGAAAAGCGCAGTACTTTTACCCCACAAAGACGCGCTACTAAAAAATGACCATATTCGTGGACAGTGATTAGTACTAACAAGGCAAGAAAAAAGTAAAATAATGTGGCAACCATAATATTATCCAGGTGCTAATAAATGTAATCCCCAATAAAATAAGGGGGAAGCAGCAATTAGGCTATCAAGACGGTCCAACACTCCCCCATGACCAGGTAGTAAATGACCAGTATCTTTTAGTTTAGCTCTTCTTTTCAGAAGACTAATAAATAAATCACCTAATATTGACACTAAAGCAGTTGCAGCAGCAATGCCAAACCAAATTAATAGCCTTTGCGGTTGAAAATAAAAATAGGCAATCACGGCCATCAGTAGAGATAATAGAAATCCTGCCAAGGACCCCTCAATGGTCTTGCCAGGACTTACAGCAGGTATTAATTTATGACGCCCCCACTGCTTGCCCGCCAAATATGCCCCAATGTCTGCAGCCCAAATTAATACTAAAAGATACAGTATCAATGCTTTTCCTTGTGGCTGTGCGTGAATTTTAACCATACTTTGGGCAAACAAGGGCAACACCAGCAATCCTGCAAGTGTGACAACCCAGGGGTAGCCCCAAATTGCTTGAGATGCAGGAAAATAAATTACAGCAATTAAAATGAACAACCAAAGGACAAGTCCTGCGAAAAGCCAGCGATTAAATTCAAATTGAGACGCCCAGGCCAAAATTAATACAATTGCTATAAAAGCAAGCTTAAGCACCACATGCTTAAGAGGAATCAATTGCAACCATTCAAAAGCGCAGCCTAAAAGCAACAAGGCCATCATACTGGCGAAAATCCAATTGGTCGCATAATAAAGCGCGAGTAGAACCAATGGTACTAAAATAAGGGTAGTGATAAGACGCTGTCTAAACATGTTTTACCTTATTGATTTGCTGAGAAGTTTTACCATAACGTCGCTCACGCTGACTGAAATCTGCTAATGCTTTTTTAAACTCCTCTGCTGTAAAATCGGGCCAATGAATCTCTGTAAAATACAGTTCTGTATAAGCCAGCTGCCAAAGGAAAAAATTACTTATTCGTTGTTCTCCACTTGTTCGTATAAACAAATCAGGCTCAGGTAAACCCTGTGTGCTAAGTGCCTCATTCAGCAATGCTTCATTGATGGCTTCAATTTTTAATTCACCAGCAGCCACTCGTGTGGCAATGGCTTTTGTGGCTTGGACAATATCCCATTTGCCACCATAGTTAACGACTACATTAAGCGTCAATCGCCTGTTATTCATCGTCAAATTTTCTGCCGCCTGCATTTGCTTTTGTAATTCTACCGATAATCCCGCTCTATTCCCCGTAAAACGTAAACATATCCCATGCTGATGAAGCTCCCTTACTTCATGACCGAGCGCATCGATAAAAAGCTTCATGAGAAATTCAACTTCATTTTCTGGTCTGGACCAGTTTTCACTGCTAAAAGCAAATAAAC
This region of Legionella clemsonensis genomic DNA includes:
- a CDS encoding phosphatidate cytidylyltransferase; translation: MFRQRLITTLILVPLVLLALYYATNWIFASMMALLLLGCAFEWLQLIPLKHVVLKLAFIAIVLILAWASQFEFNRWLFAGLVLWLFILIAVIYFPASQAIWGYPWVVTLAGLLVLPLFAQSMVKIHAQPQGKALILYLLVLIWAADIGAYLAGKQWGRHKLIPAVSPGKTIEGSLAGFLLSLLMAVIAYFYFQPQRLLIWFGIAAATALVSILGDLFISLLKRRAKLKDTGHLLPGHGGVLDRLDSLIAASPLFYWGLHLLAPG
- the rseP gene encoding RIP metalloprotease RseP, coding for MVATLFYFFLALLVLITVHEYGHFLVARLCGVKVLRFSFGFGKVLARWYDKQGTEYAFSLFPLGGYVKMLDETEGDVSESERHRAFNNKPVWTRIAIVVAGPFFNFLLAFLALWLVLVIGIQSLAPMVEKVEPHSIAAMAGLKAKQEILSLNDKKIDSWRDFQFALMPLIGSHETINITVKSLEDGRHSSLILPLKNWKIDAKNPDPLGGLGIVPFIPTIPPIIGEVVADSPAGKAGLQVGDIIKKMNDKPLNDWLDLVGYVREHPDTMLTLSVLREGKIHSFPIRIGVKDINSSKEGFLGVRSQKVDWPSQWLRVEREGPFKALSTAFVQTVELTGATFVLIGRFATGKLGLKTISGPVGIAQGAGESARSGLVYYLSFLAIVSISLGVLNLLPIPMLDGGHLLYYLVEIVRGRPLSEEIRSFGIYLGLVFLVALTILALSNDVSRLIS
- a CDS encoding isoprenyl transferase — protein: MNEILPQHVAIIMDGNGRWAQNRGLLRVEGHRAGVEAVKTVIRCCLQTQIPVLSLFAFSSENWSRPENEVEFLMKLFIDALGHEVRELHQHGICLRFTGNRAGLSVELQKQMQAAENLTMNNRRLTLNVVVNYGGKWDIVQATKAIATRVAAGELKIEAINEALLNEALSTQGLPEPDLFIRTSGEQRISNFFLWQLAYTELYFTEIHWPDFTAEEFKKALADFSQRERRYGKTSQQINKVKHV